In Chitinophaga nivalis, a single genomic region encodes these proteins:
- a CDS encoding BrxA/BrxB family bacilliredoxin, which translates to MPYSPLLVKPFREELTDAGVRELITPEDVDKVMGQQTGTTLVVINSVCGCAAGTARPGIQKALEHTKKPDQTVSVFAGQDLEATARIRSYFPDIPPSSPAFAFFKDGELVYFIPKHRIESRDANAIANDLIAAFDEFC; encoded by the coding sequence ATGCCGTACTCTCCTTTATTAGTAAAACCCTTCCGGGAAGAATTAACCGATGCCGGTGTCCGGGAATTGATTACACCAGAAGATGTAGATAAAGTCATGGGCCAGCAAACCGGTACCACCCTGGTCGTGATTAACAGCGTTTGCGGATGTGCAGCAGGAACGGCGCGCCCAGGCATCCAAAAGGCGTTGGAACATACAAAAAAACCAGATCAGACAGTCAGTGTTTTCGCCGGACAGGACCTGGAAGCTACTGCCAGGATACGTAGCTATTTTCCGGATATTCCCCCATCCTCGCCGGCCTTTGCTTTTTTCAAGGATGGTGAACTGGTGTACTTTATCCCCAAACACCGCATTGAAAGCCGGGACGCCAACGCAATTGCCAATGACTTAATCGCTGCCTTTGATGAATTCTGTTAA
- a CDS encoding BrxA/BrxB family bacilliredoxin, giving the protein MPYSPLLVKPMREELTEIGVQELLTPEEVDKIMDQKTGTTLVVINSVCGSAAGMARPGVRIALEHTKKPDRLVSVFAGQDLEATAKMRGYFPDIPPSSPSIALFKDGEIVAFVPRHRIEGRDARSVAGDLIATFDEYC; this is encoded by the coding sequence ATGCCGTATTCTCCTTTATTAGTAAAACCCATGCGGGAAGAATTAACTGAGATTGGTGTACAGGAACTGCTGACACCAGAAGAGGTAGATAAAATCATGGACCAGAAAACCGGTACCACCCTGGTTGTTATTAACAGCGTTTGCGGATCTGCTGCAGGCATGGCGCGGCCAGGTGTGCGAATCGCACTGGAACATACTAAAAAACCAGACCGGCTGGTCAGTGTTTTCGCCGGACAGGATCTGGAAGCTACCGCGAAGATGCGTGGCTACTTTCCGGATATTCCGCCTTCCTCACCTTCCATTGCGCTGTTCAAGGATGGTGAAATAGTAGCATTTGTGCCCCGGCACAGGATTGAAGGTCGCGATGCCCGTTCCGTAGCCGGTGACCTGATCGCCACCTTTGATGAATATTGTTAA
- a CDS encoding GNAT family N-acetyltransferase: MDKYLFTSPRLGFRHWQDSDTLPFTAMGQDAAVMQYFPQLMTAEATAALIMRIQTHFREKGYGLYATDLLSTGTFIGFIGFSTPSFPTDFTPCTEIGWRLQSAVWGQGLATEGARACLEYGFRHFHFPAIYSFTAVQNQRSEKVMQKIGMHQVGLFDHPLVAADSSLQKHVLYKITQSDIISLQHL; the protein is encoded by the coding sequence ATGGATAAATATTTATTTACCTCTCCCCGCCTGGGATTCAGGCACTGGCAAGACAGCGACACCCTTCCCTTTACTGCCATGGGCCAGGATGCTGCCGTCATGCAATACTTTCCGCAATTAATGACTGCCGAAGCTACCGCTGCACTGATAATGCGCATCCAAACGCATTTCCGGGAAAAGGGTTATGGATTGTATGCAACCGATCTACTGAGCACGGGTACATTCATCGGATTCATTGGTTTTTCTACACCTTCCTTCCCCACCGATTTTACTCCCTGCACAGAAATAGGCTGGCGGCTACAATCCGCTGTATGGGGTCAGGGACTGGCCACCGAAGGGGCACGGGCCTGCCTGGAATATGGATTCCGCCATTTTCATTTTCCGGCAATCTATTCCTTCACGGCTGTACAAAACCAACGTTCCGAAAAAGTCATGCAGAAAATTGGTATGCACCAGGTAGGCCTGTTTGATCATCCCTTAGTCGCAGCTGATAGTTCCCTGCAAAAACATGTGTTGTATAAAATAACCCAGTCGGATATCATCTCTTTACAGCACCTATAA
- a CDS encoding GNAT family N-acetyltransferase translates to MQTVPVINSIGNQYSREVIDIILPIQQQEFNIPITLEDQPDLLDIENNYHRTGGGFWGASVNGELVGTIALISLGHQAGAVRKMFVRKAFRGKEFGIAQQLLQHLIAHSQQTGITDLYLGTVDKLAAAVRFYERNHFQQIAKADLPGYFPIMSADNVFYHLQLKAENV, encoded by the coding sequence ATGCAAACAGTTCCAGTTATCAACAGTATTGGCAACCAATATTCCCGGGAAGTGATTGACATTATTCTTCCTATACAGCAACAGGAATTCAACATTCCCATTACGCTGGAAGATCAGCCAGACCTGCTGGATATCGAAAACAACTATCATCGCACAGGTGGCGGCTTCTGGGGTGCCAGCGTCAACGGTGAACTGGTGGGTACCATTGCCCTCATCTCCCTCGGACACCAGGCAGGCGCTGTCCGCAAAATGTTTGTCAGGAAAGCATTCCGCGGCAAAGAATTCGGTATTGCCCAACAACTACTCCAGCACCTTATCGCCCATAGCCAGCAGACCGGCATCACGGATCTCTACCTGGGAACGGTAGACAAACTGGCGGCAGCCGTACGTTTTTATGAACGTAATCATTTTCAGCAGATCGCTAAAGCAGACCTGCCTGGCTACTTCCCCATTATGAGTGCAGATAATGTTTTCTATCATTTACAGCTGAAAGCGGAAAACGTATGA
- a CDS encoding MarR family winged helix-turn-helix transcriptional regulator, whose amino-acid sequence MTNVIDESGLLAIATRLQRLADQIRKDGLLIYQANNIDFEPKWFPVIYTLHKKNILSVVEIAAEIGYTHPSTISLLRELEKQKLIRSRKDKTDERKRLILLTEKGNALVAQMQPVWDRMVAALTAITDTRNNLMKAIDEVEKQMKQQSFFERERQLGESH is encoded by the coding sequence ATGACAAACGTAATCGATGAATCGGGTCTGCTGGCCATTGCCACGCGGTTACAAAGACTGGCAGACCAGATCCGCAAAGACGGACTGCTGATTTACCAGGCCAATAACATTGACTTTGAACCGAAATGGTTTCCGGTCATCTATACCCTGCATAAGAAAAACATACTGAGCGTAGTGGAAATTGCGGCGGAAATAGGTTACACCCACCCCTCCACTATCAGCCTGCTACGGGAGCTGGAAAAACAAAAACTGATCCGGTCCAGAAAAGATAAAACGGATGAACGTAAACGGTTGATACTCCTCACGGAAAAAGGCAACGCGCTCGTTGCGCAGATGCAACCGGTATGGGACAGAATGGTGGCCGCCCTCACGGCCATTACCGACACCCGGAACAACCTGATGAAAGCCATTGATGAAGTGGAAAAACAAATGAAGCAGCAAAGCTTCTTTGAGCGGGAACGACAACTAGGTGAAAGCCATTAA
- a CDS encoding lipocalin family protein, whose translation MKKKYYRHRLLFGLMAVISACSQPAASIVHKWQPVKFTYTIYADNAQKEEKTDTHFTPVDVMDFKADGTIDDGGQRYEAYRLSPDNKNITLVETNGATREFQIKTLTNQQLILQKEDTTTSRQVLIKMVMEIHFKQADK comes from the coding sequence ATGAAAAAAAAGTACTATCGCCACCGCCTCCTTTTTGGGCTGATGGCTGTCATTAGCGCCTGTAGTCAACCTGCTGCTTCCATTGTGCATAAATGGCAGCCGGTAAAGTTTACCTATACCATTTACGCAGACAACGCACAAAAAGAAGAAAAAACCGACACCCACTTTACGCCGGTGGATGTGATGGACTTCAAAGCAGATGGTACCATCGACGATGGCGGGCAACGTTATGAAGCCTACCGCCTCTCCCCGGATAACAAAAACATCACGCTGGTGGAAACCAACGGCGCCACCCGGGAGTTCCAGATAAAAACGCTGACCAACCAGCAACTCATCCTTCAAAAGGAAGACACCACCACCTCCCGCCAGGTACTCATAAAGATGGTGATGGAGATTCACTTCAAGCAGGCGGACAAATAA